GGGCACCTGCCCGGGCGAGGTCGGAAGCTGCAGGCCAGCTGGGCCCGGGCCGGAGCGTGCCCGGCGGGGCTGCCCGggcgggcagggggtgggggctgctCCTTTCCCAAGTGGTGTTGTGAGGGGCAATGAGGGCAACAGGAGATGTGGGGACGTgttaggagagaaaaaaaaaaaaacaaaaatatatatgggggaaattaacttttttttttcattgaaccAAGTGCAATGCATCAGAGAGTTTTCCTATCTTTGTATGTtaagagattaagaaaaaaaaattctatttttgttgtaATGTCCTCGCGGCTCTGGGGACGCTAAAAGAACCGGGCCTGCCCCGCCCTGCGCGGGGATAACGAAAGctgagtgtttttcccttttttttttttttttgttcgtttttagttttttttttttttttttttttttaagtcgttTTCCTGCGTTGACGAGGATGATCTGgggtttttatttgtttcgtCGTTCGTTCTGTTTCGGTGGGAGGGCTGAAGGAAACGTTCACattttagagtttaaaaaaaacacctcgacatttaaaaaatcaaccaacACAAGATCAAAAAGGAAAAGGAcgagagaaaaattatttttaagataattaaACATAAAACCCTGGTGCTTCTTACATTATAAAGTACGTTTTAAAGAACCCACAAACTATTATACATAAGTTTATGAATCAATTAAATATCCTGCACTTGTTAGGAATACGCATATCCCTTCTTTGTTGAGTTTAACGGAACGGGACAGCGGCGTGCCCCCGGCGGCTGGACTGCTCCGGCCGCGGGTCTCCCCGGGCGCCCCTCCCTGGGGCCCAGCACCCCCTCCTCGCCCCATCCCCGTCCGGGTACGGGGGCGCGGCAGGGGTCCCCGGCCCCTCCCCCGCAGAGGTCAATGCCAACGAACAAacgtcccctccctccctccctctccgcCCCGAGCGCCCTTCTTTGAGCCAGACGCCAACTTGACCCTCACCAGCATTATCAGGAGCGCGCTCAGCAAGTTGGTAGTTTCCTCCCCCCTTTCCCGGCGCCCCTCCCGCCCCCATTCAACATCTCTCATCCTATCCCCGACCCCCTCCGGGGAACACCGGGAAGGCTCGACGCTCCAGGACAGGACCAGCCACGCTGACAGGTCGATTTGCCCAGGCCCGCGtccgcacgcacgcacgcacacggCCCCGCACacagccccgccccaccccgcaaCCAGCCCTGTCGACTGCCTTACACACCCGCCCCCGCGCTGGCCGGCCGACCTAGTGCCTTGTTCTCACCCCCGTGCTGGCGGAGCGGACGCCGCGCTCTGGGTCCCAGAGGGGCCGGGTGGCTCAGACGACCCACCACTCCCCCACCCCGACCGTGCTGAACAGACCCCCCCACACGAGAGAAAATAAAGGAGCAATAAAGTCACGAGAACTTTCGTCCCCCAATCGAGAGCCCGAGGGGCACCCCAGCCCCGCCTctgctcccccccaccccacccaccctcgGGGCGCCCCCCTCCCCCCGCAAGCCAGCCTGGGCCAGCCCCGCTTCGGCCCCTCCCGGGAGATCCGTGCGCCCGACCAGCACCAGCATCGCGGACCGCAAAGGCCGCCCGTCCCGTCAAACAAGTTTCTTCTTAGGCTAAGAAACGCAGTATATACGAGTATCTCTATATATAGTACTAATGGATTTGGTGTGCTTCCCCCTTAGCGTCCCCCTCCCTCTgctcctcctacttcagcctggTCTCCCCCTCTTTTCTGCCCTCCACCCCCGTCTCTGCACTGAGATACATAAGAAACAAGGGTAGTTTactgtctgttttgttttctgggttttcAGTGTCCTAGCGGAATGCAAGTAGGCAGCCAGCCCGTCTGTTCCctctccgccccgccccgccccgcccccgtcACTGCGCTTCTGTTATACCATCTTTGCCTGACTCTCTCCGGCTTCTCCATTGAATGGCTAATGTGTatgtgaaataaagaaataaagaaaaacaaacgcAAGAGCGCCTGACCCTTCGCTAACGCGACCGTGCGGGACTGGGTCGGGGTCCGTAGGGTGCGTCCCCGACTTGGATTCTGCGCCTCTCTCCAAGCGCCGGGAGCGCAGCAGACGCCGTCGACGAGCGTCTGCCCCTGGGTCTCCGGGAGGGGCCGACGGTGAGAAAAGCGAAGCCTCCTCAGCCCCTCCTGGCCTCCCCTCGCGACCCCAGCCCGGAAAAAATGAGGCACCACTTGGGTCCTGTGACTGCTCTGCCATGTTGGTTTGCCGACCTCGCCCCTGGGAAGGGGACCTGGGCAAGGCCACTTCCAGAGGGTGGTGGGTGATTTTTTTAAGGGTCTGCGGGTCCCTTGGGGGTCGATGATCACCCTTCCGGACCCCCGAGACCTTGCCCCTGACGTCTTCACTGGTCCTTCGTCGGGGGAGTTCGCTCCCGAACATGCGCAGCACGTCCACTGCCCTTTTTCCTCGACGGCCCTGGGCCGAGTCCCTGGTGCCCTCCGGCTCAGAGGTGCTGCCGCGTGCGGTCACCGCACCTCTGGGCTTAAAGCGGTTTGCTCCATCTTGATGGGCCGGGCCGCTCCACCGGGGCTGCAGTCGGGGTCGGCCGGGGGCGCGGGCTGCGAGCGCGCTGCCGCCTCGGCCCTGCGTCCGGATCCCCGGCGGGCGCCGTCGTCTGGGACCCGGTGCACCGGCCGTTTGCGGGGCCCGGGAGGGGTGGGGCCTGCGGCCAGAGCAGCGGCTTGGTCGCGCAGCAGCCGCACCAGGAAGCCGATGTACTTCATGGCTAGGCGGAGCACCTCGTTCTTGCTCAGCTTCCGGTCGGGCGGGTGCGTCGGCAGCAGCTTCCTCAACTCAGCGAAAGCGCCGTTAACGTTCTGCTGCCGCCAGCGCTCCCGGCTGTTGGTGAACACGCGCCGGGCCACCTTCTGGGGCTGGTGCCCTGTGGACAAGGAGGGCCGGGTTGGTGCCATGGCCCAAAGGGCGGCCCCTCCTGCCCTCCCGCTAGGCACGCAGCACCCTCGTGGGAACTTAAACCCAGGCCATGGGCTGGGGCTTTCTCCACCCAAGGGGTCCACGGGtagccctccccacccctcccaagAGCCACCCAGACAAGAATCATCACAGGCCCGGCCTACGGACAAGGGCCTGCTGTATCTGTGACTATGGGCACCTTTATGTCAATGACGGAGAATCGCTAAAGAAAGAT
This portion of the Pongo abelii isolate AG06213 chromosome 20, NHGRI_mPonAbe1-v2.0_pri, whole genome shotgun sequence genome encodes:
- the LYL1 gene encoding protein lyl-1 isoform X3 codes for the protein MASVEEVGHRGGSSPPRLPPGVPVISLGHSRPPGAAMPTTELGTLRPPLLQLSTLGTAPPTLALHYHPHPFLNSVYIGPAGPFSIFPSSRLKRRPSHCELDLAEGHQPQKVARRVFTNSRERWRQQNVNGAFAELRKLLPTHPPDRKLSKNEVLRLAMKYIGFLVRLLRDQAAALAAGPTPPGPRKRPVHRVPDDGARRGSGRRAEAAARSQPAPPADPDCSPGGAARPIKMEQTALSPEVR